The Aspergillus chevalieri M1 DNA, chromosome 5, nearly complete sequence genome includes a region encoding these proteins:
- a CDS encoding uncharacterized protein (BUSCO:EOG09260KGS;~COG:S;~EggNog:ENOG410PK3J;~InterPro:IPR016024,IPR011989) has protein sequence MENSRQESFRKLRPTCVELSAVGLGFRGHQATSNDVARALEPLHNTLKELADKNALDEKLAEYAFFPLSHILNETRRISARCLELTVNCLRILVAKGWRQHLSPMMGKQLIILLTLIVGGVPNRPNESHAASGRPEELIIAGFKCFSAIFDALGGPLAEKTVYNEIGTATIVDQTVYILLEGVVDSRSDDLCLAAAGALQRLYRRITDRVVLASIMPRTVSALTKVLKPTTQIRRSYRLSVICIEVLTHLLKTVLNDRVASTTENPVQPGTGNDTIVLDDSWLKATTTQIKLALANVVQIRRHERLEVQAALLDLCLMVIEDCQNTLQDSIPIMAETIVVLSDMDEEQTPNTAYSSLRHLATVYPTILDSLKDSLNSWVTSFPRTMQGNDETAKQWGIKQISTVFHILSQVQSGSDLLTTGLTRGLCDSVSAVVGHTANTLHSVSLDPTNNLSLEVAQRDYKSMTFPPVLMEHRSQQQTLIDLDSMVTRLSLSDSGSEITGSIIGRMHNASGNAILAPFWLSLTFLKNSSQATTAFDDFIASDCVDFSMSPNTRSNMIEDLYYISLPILNEPLVDDSRDWRVSALALEAVALQAKQLGEAFRPELMDALYPVLQLLASSNSNLQNHAMTCLNILTTACNYDGTSTMIIENVDYLVNAVGLKLNTFDVSPYPPQVLLMMIKLCGARLIPYLDDLIVSIFGILDIYHGYPKLTEMMFKTLAAIVEEGAKTPSVLAIMEDENDKRPDHRKRRYEGLDVSTLVKDFATRKSKRTKFLEDEAGNTEKSTHPKQPWTLESESLRQPEPSLDSAADLMDKMEGETDEPLPESREPEDTEKPLTKSHTLLLNIMKSIPSHLSSPSPYLRHSLLSIVIQIFPVLSQNETSFLPLINDLWPSVVSRISFPSSAQDVSSSNSLMTRGAPAASADRAEQRSDEFEIREETYVITTAIETVQVICSTAGDFMASRIETEFPRWERLYRRAWDKVRQDAERALDRRATRRLPKPASRSEPFFSFVQSLALATATSSVATARIPPSHTRTFTPHHSLWRALASLFLTLLTHVRLPLSMGDQICEFLGAWIASYAGPDYYFAFYRSSSGTEAKIPEPLKIEARTVDDTIQTMETWNADLTWFIFQQERARVRDAAGIMKTGFQKRDYVAPGTPSLLGGRLRFAEVVF, from the exons ATGGAGAATTCGAGGCAAGAATCCTTCAGAAAG CTGCGTCCAACATGCGTCGAGCTCAGCGCTGTCGGGCTGGGGTTCCGTGGCCATCAAGCAACCTCAAACGATGTTGCCCGAGCCCTCGAGCCACTACACAACACTCTTAAGGAACTAGCCGATAAGAATGCCCTTGACGAGAAGCTGGCGGAATATGCATTCTTTCCCCTTTCTCATATACTCAACGAGACCCGACGGATTTCTGCGCGTTGTCTGGAACTAACCGTCAATTGCTTGCGAATTCTCGTCGCAAAAGGATGGCGGCAGCATCTGTCCCCAATGATGGGAAAACAACTCATCATACTGCTGACGCTTATAGTGGGCGGCGTACCGAACAGGCCGAATGAAAGTCATGCAGCAAGTGGTCGACCAGAGGAATTGATCATTGCAGGATTCAAGTGTTTTTCTGCCATCTTCGACGCCTTGGGCGGCCCCCTCGCGGAGAAGACGGTATACAATGAGATTGGTACCGCAACTATCGTTGATCAGACAGTATACATCTTGCTCGAAGGTGTCGTGGATAGCAGATCTGATGACTTGTGTCTCGCTGCTGCAGGGGCCCTTCAACGTCTTTATCGTCGTATAACTGATCGAGTTGTGCTGGCAAGCATTATGCCGCGCACGGTGTCTgctttgacaaaggtgctgaAGCCCACGACTCAAATAAGGCGCTCTTACCGGCTTTCCGTTATCTGCATCGAGGTTCTTACGCATTTATTGAAGACGGTCTTGAATGATCGCGTTGCCAGCACCACAGAAAACCCAGTCCAGCCTGGAACAGGGAACGATACAATTGTGCTTGATGATTCGTGGTTAAAAGCTACAACTACACAGATCAAGCTCGCACTCGCTAATGTGGTCCAGATAAGGCGCCATGAGCGGTTAGAAGTACAGGCTGCTCTTCTTGACTTGTGTCTTATGGTCATCGAGGACTGTCAAAATACTCTTCAGGATTCAATACCCATAATGGCGGAGACCATTGTCGTCTTGTCAGACATGGACGAAGAACAGACACCAAATACTGCATATTCATCACTAAGGCATCTTGCCACTGTCTATCCGACGATCCTTGATTCCCTCAAAGACTCCCTTAACTCGTGGGTAACGTCTTTTCCACGAACTATGCAGGGCAACGATGAAACAGCAAAACAGTGGGGAATCAAACAGATTTCGACTGTCTTCCACATCTTGTCGCAAGTTCAGTCTGGATCTGATCTCCTGACAACGGGCTTGACTAGAGGTTTATGCGACAGCGTTTCTGCCGTCGTTGGACATACAGCCAACACACTTCACTCAGTCAGCCTGGATCCAACGAATAACTTGAGTCTGGAAGTGGCGCAGCGTGACTACAAGTCCATGACCTTTCCACCCGTTTTGATGGAGCATCGAAGCCAGCAACAGACTCTCATCGACCTGGATTCTATGGTTACCAGGCTTAGCCTTTCTGATTCCGGTAGCGAAATCACAGGATCAATCATCGGACGGATGCATAATGCGTCAGGGAATGCTATACTTGCTCCTTTTTGGTTATCCTTGACATTCCTTAAAAACAGCTCGCAGGCCACAACAGCTTTTGATGACTTTATAGCATCTGACTGTGTGGACTTCTCAATGTCCCCCAACACAAGGTCAAACATGATAGAAGATCTGTATTACATCTCATTGCCTATATTGAATGAGCCGCTGGTTGACGACTCGCGTGATTGGCGTGTGTCGGCACTAGCTCTAGAAGCAGTCGCACTTCAGGCGAAACAGCTTGGTGAAGCCTTTCGTCCAGAACTCATGGATGCCTTATATCCCGTCCTCCAACTTTTGGCttccagcaacagcaatctTCAGAACCATGCCATGACGTGTCTTAATATCCTCACGACCGCCTGCAACTATGATGGTACCAGCACCATGATTATTGAAAACGTCGACTATCTCGTTAATGCGGTTGGCTTGAAACTGAACACTTTTGATGTTTCACCATACCCGCCACAAGTGCTATTGATGATGATCAAGCTGTGTGGAGCGCGACTAATTCCCTACCTGGATGATTTAATAGTGTCCATCTTCGGAATACTGGATATATATCACGGATACCCAAAACTCACGGAAATGATGTTCAAAACTCTTGCGGCAATTGTCGAAGAAGGCGCAAAAACACCTTCAGTTCTGGCTATCATGGAAGACGAAAACGATAAACGTCCTGATCATCGCAAGCGCCGATATGAGGGGCTCGACGTATCAACCCTTGTAAAGGACTTTGCTACACGGAAATCTAAACGGACCAAATTCCTGGAAGACGAAGCCGGGAATACGGAAAAATCCACACATCCAAAACAGCCATGGACGTTGGAGTCCGAGAGCCTCAGACAACCAGAGCCTAGCTTAGACTCCGCAGCAGACCTCATGGATAAAATGGAAGGAGAAACGGACGAACCACTCCCAGAATCCCGTGAACCCGAAGACACCGAAAAGCCTCTGACGAAGTCACACACGCTCCTCCTGAACATTATGAAATCGATACCGTCCCACCTATCCTCGCCTTCCCCGTACCTCCGCCATTCCCTGCTCTCGATCGTCATACAAATTTTCCCCGTCCTCTCACAAAACGAAACCAGCTTCTTACCCCTCATCAACGACCTATGGCCATCTGTAGTCTCGAGAATTAGCTTTCCATCTTCCGCTCAAGATGTGTCATCTTCGAATTCGCTCATGACAAGGGGTGCCCCTGCTGCCTCCGCAGACCGCGCGGAGCAGAGATCCGACGAGTTCGAAATCAGAGAAGAGACGTATGTCATCACCACTGCCATTGAAACCGTCCAGGTCATTTGCAGCACCGCGGGCGACTTCATGGCATCCCGGATCGAAACTGAGTTTCCACGTTGGGAACGTCTCTACCGGCGCGCATGGGACAAAGTCCGACAGGACGCAGAAAGAGCCCTCGACCGGCGAGCAACTCGTCGGCTACCGAAACCCGCTTCACGTTCTGAACCCTTCTTTAGCTTCGTGCAGTCATTGGCATTAGCTACTGCTACCTCATCGGTTGCCACAGCAAGAATACCACCATCCCACACCCGCACATTCACACCACACCACAGTCTCTGGAGAGCCTTGGCATCCCTAttcctcaccctcctcacACACGTCCGCCTCCCTCTTTCGATGGGCGATCAGATATGCGAGTTCCTCGGTGCTTGGATAGCGAGTTACGCCGGTCCTGATTACTATTTTGCCTTCTATCGCTCGTCATCAGGGACAGAAGCCAAGATTCCGGAGCCCCTGAAGATTGAGGCTAGGACAGTCGACGACACGATCCAAACAATGGAGACTTGGAATGCTGATCTGACTTGGTTTATCTTTCAGCAGGAAAGGGCGCGGGTGCGGGATGCTGCGGGTATAATGAAGACTGGTTTCCAGAAGCGGGATTATGTCGCGCCTGGCACACCTTCGTTGTTGGGGGGTCGATTGAGATTTGCAGAGGTCGTATTCTGA
- a CDS encoding translation initiation factor eIF5 (BUSCO:EOG09262M7B;~COG:J;~EggNog:ENOG410PGC2;~InterPro:IPR016024,IPR016021,IPR016189,IPR016190, IPR003307,IPR002735;~PFAM:PF02020,PF01873;~go_function: GO:0003743 - translation initiation factor activity [Evidence IEA];~go_function: GO:0005515 - protein binding [Evidence IEA];~go_process: GO:0006413 - translational initiation [Evidence IEA]) has product MATVNIRRDVSDPFYRYKMERLQSKIEGKGNGIKTVVVNLNSVAGSLSRPPSYVIKYFGFELGAQANAKPSDDRWIINGAHDSNKLQDYLDGFIAKFVLCKKCKNPETDVIIKDDRIILDCKACGQRSDVDPRLKLSTFILRNSTSGKGGKKNKADKKARREKNKEKNDGAANGDKEGSQGDSNSDNGEAEDLGVEAGSDDELTRRIKAGAQEIEADEGEDEQWAVDVSEEAVKARAKDLPDDLKRSLVIDDDDEEGGPSSYDQLGSWVMSVAEEKGNVLEVEDIDIYKKAKDLGIESKHKTLTVLAQTIFDKNVAKQIPKRASLLQKLVTSERHEKALLGGTERFVGSDHPELMSQIPAILLGYYQNDIISEETLKAWGAKASKKYVDGQTSKKVRKAAQPFLEWLENAESEEEESDEDEE; this is encoded by the coding sequence ATGGCCACCGTCAACATTCGCCGGGATGTCAGCGATCCCTTCTACCGTTACAAGATGGAGCGCCTGCAGTCCAAGATTGAGGGCAAGGGTAACGGTATCAAGACTGTTGTTGTCAACTTGAATTCCGTCGCCGGATCGCTCAGTCGCCCTCCCTCCTATGTGATCAAGTACTTCGGGTTCGAACTGGGTGCTCAGGCTAACGCCAAGCCGAGCGACGACCGTTGGATCATCAACGGCGCCCACGATTCCAACAAGCTTCAGGATTATCTCGACGGCTTCATTGCCAAGTTCGTTCTCTGCAAGAAGTGCAAGAACCCCGAGACCGATGTCATCATTAAGGATGACCGCATCATTCTGGACTGCAAGGCTTGTGGCCAGCGCTCCGATGTGGACCCTCGTCTGAAGCTAAGCACTTTCATTTTGCGCAACAGCACTTCTGGCAAGGGAGGTAAGAAGAACAAAGCCGACAAGAAGGCCCGCCGTGAGAAGAACAAAGAGAAGAACGATGGCGCCGCGAATGGAGACAAGGAAGGCAGCCAGGGAGACAGCAACTCCGACAATGGAGAGGCCGAAGATCTTGGCGTTGAAGCGGGCAGCGATGATGAGCTCACCCGCCGCATCAAGGCCGGAGCGCAGGAAATCGAGGCTGATGAGGGCGAAGATGAGCAATGGGCTGTTGACGTATCGGAAGAAGCCGTCAAGGCTCGTGCCAAGGATCTTCCCGATGATCTGAAGCGTTCCCTTGTCatcgatgacgatgacgaagagggTGGTCCTTCGTCCTACGACCAGCTTGGAAGCTGGGTTATGAGCGTCGCTGAAGAAAAGGGCAACGTCCTCGAGGTTGAAGACATCGACATCTACAAGAAGGCCAAAGACCTCGGTATCGAATCCAAGCACAAGACCCTCACTGTTCTTGCTCAGACCATCTTCGACAAGAATGTCGCCAAGCAGATCCCTAAGCGGGCTTCACTCCTCCAGAAGCTGGTTACTTCCGAACGTCACGAGAAGGCTCTCCTCGGTGGTACCGAGCGCTTCGTTGGCAGCGACCACCCCGAACTCATGTCCCAGATCCCTGCCATCCTTCTCGGTTACTACCAGAACGACATTATCTCTGAGGAGACTCTGAAGGCCTGGGGCGCCAAGGCCAGCAAGAAATACGTCGACGGACAGACCAGCAAGAAGGTCCGCAAGGCCGCCCAGCCCTTCCTCGAATGGCTCGAAAACGCCGAaagcgaggaagaggagagtgacgaggatgaggagtaG
- a CDS encoding DNA ligase (ATP) CDC9 (COG:L;~EggNog:ENOG410PFUW;~InterPro:IPR012308,IPR012309,IPR036599,IPR012310, IPR016059,IPR000977,IPR012340;~PFAM:PF04675,PF01068,PF04679;~go_function: GO:0003677 - DNA binding [Evidence IEA];~go_function: GO:0003909 - DNA ligase activity [Evidence IEA];~go_function: GO:0003910 - DNA ligase (ATP) activity [Evidence IEA];~go_function: GO:0005524 - ATP binding [Evidence IEA];~go_process: GO:0006281 - DNA repair [Evidence IEA];~go_process: GO:0006310 - DNA recombination [Evidence IEA];~go_process: GO:0051103 - DNA ligation involved in DNA repair [Evidence IEA];~go_process: GO:0071897 - DNA biosynthetic process [Evidence IEA]) — translation MPPFSALCCRRSFAYAATRIWSAPSSRVDLVPLATPICIRAFGSYAQRSKASTEASQLFASGFSVLEMSGKQATLGRFFGSNSNPKEAPKKQTTLAFSDKKKDTAAAEPEATNASEPETETLNGDEMKIDESPKRRSSARNGNRNGEGMAEDEKDIDAEDSEGSDVQPARKRRRKASADEADAPAKKEKSPSPRGSKKKEAKAPSPPPFVKKASGEETPEEEDKASDLEPSASEGEDEKPELKKKKIQKVQESLKGTGKEPFPDWKAGAPVPYAALCTTFSLIEMTTKRLEILAHCSLFLRQVLRLTPNDLLPTVQLMINKLAADYAGIELGIGESLIMKAIGESTGRSLGVIKADQHEIGDLGLVAAKSRSNQPTMFKPKPLTVRGVHEGLLGIAKVQGHGSQDKKVSGIKKLLSAADAEAAGKGSKGIDITKNKGGPSEAKYIIRFLEGKLRLGLADKTVLVALAQAMAMHEATTKGEKTPSTDKMADAESKLKTVYSELPAYEVIIPAMLEHGLDKLGDVCKLQPGIPIKPMLAKPTKSITEVLDRFENKEFTCEYKYDGERAQIHYVAPDAVQHYPGATNTLQQDAKGLCAIFSRNSEDLSKKYPDVLAKLNTWIKPGISSFVLDCETVAWDTVNKKVLPFQQLMTRKRKDVKAEDVKVKVCIFAFDLLFLNGEPAVKKSLRQRRELLHESFQEIEGELQFAQHGNTNVLDEIQTLLDDSVKASCEGLMVKMLDTDESGYEPSKRSRNWLKVKKDYLSGVGDSLDLVVLGAYYGRGKRTSVYGSFLLAAYNANTQTYETICNIGTGFSEAILEEFHKDLSPLTIDRPKPFYSHSSVPKDQPDVWFEPRLVWEVKTADLTLSPRYQAAADEFVGTTGGGKGVSLRFPRFIKSRGDKKPDQATTTRVVAEMYRKQEAVAKENASKKGVDDDFEY, via the exons ATGCCCCCGTTCAGCGCCCTATGTTGCCGGAGATCGTTTGCCTACGCTGCAACAAGAATCTGGAGCGCACCATCGAGCCGAGTCGATCTTGTTCCTTTAGCCACGCCAATTTGTATTAGGGCTTTTGGGTCTTACGCGCAACGTTCTAAGGCATCTACCGAGGCTAGTCAGCTTTTTGCTTCCGGCTTTTCTGTGCTGGAAATGTCGGGGAAACAAGCTACACTGGG GAGGTTTTTCGGCTCAAATTCGAACCCTAAAGAAGCCCCGAAGAAGCAGACTACCTTGGCATTCTCGGATAAAAAGAAGGACACTGCTGCTGCCGAACCGGAGGCGACAAATGCCAGTGAGCCTGAGACTGAAACCCTCAATGGCGATGAGATGAAAATAGACGAATCTCCGAAACGGAGATCAAGTGCACGCAATGGAAACAGGAATGGGGAGGGCATGGCCGAAGACGAGAAAGACATCGATGCCGAAGATAGCGAAGGTTCAGATGTTCAGCCCGCGCGGAAGAGACGACGAAAGGCTTCAGCAGACGAGGCCGATGCTCCTGCTAAGAAGGAAAAGTCGCCATCCCCTAGAGGCTCTAAGAAGAAGGAAGCTAAGGCGCCTTCGCCCCCGCCATTTGTCAAGAAGGCATCCGGAGAGGAGACGcctgaagaggaggataagGCCTCGGATCTCGAGCCGTCTGCTAgcgaaggagaagatgagaAGCCAGAattgaaaaagaagaagattcaGAAGGTGCAGGAGTCGCTCAAAGGAACTGGGAAGGAACCTTTTCCTGATTGGAAAGCTGGCGCACCTGTTCCATATGCAGCGCTGTGTACTACCTTTTCTCTTATCGAAATGACCACCAAGCGCTTGGAGATTCTGGCCCATTGCTCGCTTTTCCTTCGTCAGGTTCTTCGCTTAACTCCAAACGACTTGCTTCCAACGGTTCAACTCATGATCAACAAACTGGCCGCAGATTATGCCGGCATAGAACTGGGAATTGGCGAGTCGCTGATAATGAAAGCCATTGGTGAGAGTACAGGGCGGAGTCTCGGCGTGATCAAAGCGGACCAACACGAGATTGGAGATCTGGGCTTGGTGGCGGCCAAGAGTCGTTCGAACCAACCGACCATGTTTAAACCAAAGCCATTGACAGTCAGGGGCGTCCATGAAGGCTTGCTTGGTATTGCCAAGGTCCAAGGTCATGGTTCCCAAGACAAGAAGGTCTCCGGTATCAAGAAACTCCTTTCCGCCGCAGATGCGGAAGCAGCTGGTAAGGGGAGCAAGGGAATCGATATCACCAAAAATAAGGGTGGCCCTAGTGAAGCGAAATATATTATTCGATTCTTGGAAGGAAAGCTGAGACTTGGTTTGGCTGACAAAACTGTCCTCGTGGCTCTTGCTCAAGCAATGGCTATGCACGAAGCCACGACGAAAGGAGAGAAAACTCCTTCGACTGACAAGATGGCGGACGCTGAATCCAAATTGAAGACGGTTTACAGTGAACTTCCCGCCTACGAAGTGATCATCCCAGCTATGCTTGAACACGGCCTGGACAAGCTTGGGGACGTCTGCAAGCTGCAACCTGGTATTCCAATCAAACCTATGCTTGCGAAGCCGACAAAATCGATTACTGAAGTACTTGACCGTTTCGAAAACAAGGAATTTACATGTGAGTACAAGTATGACGGAGAAAGAGCACAAATCCACTATGTTGCGCCGGACGCCGTCCAGCACTACCCAGGAGCAACAAACACGCTGCAACAGGACGCCAAGGGACTCTGTGCTATCTTCTCGCGCAATTCGGAGGACTTGTCCAAGAAGTACCCTGATGTACTCGCAAAGCTTAACACCTGGATTAAGCCAGGCATTAGTAGCTTCGTTTTGGATTGTGAGACTGTCGCTTGGGATACGGTGAACAAGAAGGTCCTTCCGTTCCAGCAACTCATGACACGTAAGCGAAAAGATGTCAAGGCGGAGGACGTTAAGGTCAAGGTTTGCATATTTGCATTTGATTTGCTTTTCTTAAATGGAGAG CCTGCGGTCAAGAAGTCGTTACGGCAGCGCCGTGAACTTCTGCATGAATCGTTCCAGGAGATCGAGGGCGAGCTCCAATTCGCCCAACATGGTAACACCAATGTACTGGATGAAATTCAAACCTTGCTTGATGACAGTGTCAAGGCGTCTTGTGAAGGATTGATGGTCAAGATGCTTGATACAGATGAAAGTGGTTACGAGCCGAGTAAACGGAGTCGTAATTGGCTCAAG GTCAAGAAGGATTATCTCAGTGGCGTCGGAGATTCTTTGGACCTCGTCGTTCTTGGTGCATACTACGGACGCGGAAAGCGTACGTCCGTCTACGGCTCGTTCCTACTGGCAGCATACAACGCAAACACGCAGACCTACGAAACAATATGCAACATCGGTACAGGTTTTTCAGAGGCCATCCTGGAAGAATTCCACAAGGATCTCTCTCCGCTTACCATCGACCGGCCTAAGCCCTTCTACTCGCATTCGAGCGTCCCCAAAGATCAGCCAGACGTGTGGTTTGAGCCTCGATTGGTGTGGGAAGTTAAAACGGCCGATCTGACTCTCAGTCCACGTTACCAAGCTGCCGCTGATGAGTTCGTCGGGACCACCGGTGGAGGAAAGGGTGTTTCCCTCCGTTTTCCGCGGTTCATCAAGTCTCGTGGCGATAAGAAGCCTGACCAAGCTACCACGACACGAGTGGTTGCTGAGATGTACCGGAAACAGGAAGCTGTTGCGAAGGAGAACGCCAGCAAGAAGGGCGTGGATGATGATTTTGAATACTAA
- a CDS encoding uncharacterized protein (COG:S;~EggNog:ENOG410PYKP) — MLIDPIHAPNIQRTDLNCKTFEQFRFQFLTPAMADGIFAIKSDRIKNHAAKAWAEVKPLADVLPRPRHGPLTPFFGTPECDTVLKMALDEYLQKPSTPEFRSHLRVSGHVAFPGVVATGQTTTILVPLQIIGEVKIGSVRIDIDHYYNVLTLCDVEVSEGGKMVALVVSSIPAQ; from the exons ATGCTCATCGATCCCATTCACGCTCCGAATATCCAGCGCACGGATCTCAATTGCAAGACCTTCGAACAATTCCGGTTCCAATTCCTCACGCCAGCCATGGCTGACGGGATCTTTGCCATCAAATCCGATAGAATCAAAAACCACGCGGCAAAAGCATGGGCCGAAGTCAAGCCGCTTGCCGATGTCCTTCCCAGACCCAGACACGGTCCCCTTACCCCATTCTTCGGAACACCCGAGTGTGACACAGTCCTCAAAATGGCTTTGGACGAATACTTGCAGAAG CCATCGACCCCCGAGTTTAGATCTCATCTGAGAGTAAGCGGCCATGTTGCGTTTCCTGGCGTAGTAGCCACCGGTCAGACAACAACGATATTGGTGCCCCTTCAGATTATTGGCGAGGTCAAGATTGGATCGGTGAGGATTGATATCGACCACTATTATAATGTATTGACATTGTGTGATGTGGAGGTGTCAGAAGGAGGGAAGATGGTGGCACTAGTTGTGTCGAGTATACCGGCGCAGTAA